The Candidatus Eisenbacteria bacterium genomic sequence ACAGCAACAACCTCTATGTCGCCTTCTTCGACAACCGGTTCAGGGTGCCGAACGGCGACAACAACTTCGAGATCTTCTTCCGCCGCTTCATCTACAACTTTGGCTCACCCTTCATCACGCGGGTCACCAACGCCGGCAACATGTCCAAGTTCCCCGCGATCGCGATCAGGAACTGGGGGGCGGGGGACTTCGATACGCAGCAGGACAGCGGACGCGTGTACATCGTGTGGCAGGACGCCCGGCTCTTCTCGGTGCCCCTCTCCGGGGAACCGAAGTCGTATACGATCTTCATGAGGACCTTCCGTTCGATGGGGGGCACCGGGCTCGGTCCCGAGCTCCAAGTCTCGCCCTACGACTCGATCAACGCCGCGACGTTGCCGGTGTGCACGGTGGGTGATTCAAACAGGGTTTGGATCGTATGGCAGAAGCCGAACGACGGCACGGGGAGCACTGCGCTCTACTCGCGCGTATACCACTCGAATACCGCCGTTCTCGATCCGGTCGTGCAGCTGACGTCGGGCGTCACTTTCTCGGGCAACGCCTCGATCGCGGCGTCCCGCGACGGGGTCGTCCATTTGGCCTGGGTCGACACGCGGTCCGGCTTGCAGCAGATCTGGACCAAGCGCTTCGTGCCCGGTAGCGGCTGGACGGCGGATCAGCAGGTTGTCTTCAGCTCGACCTCGTCCTCGGCGCCTTCCATCACGGCCGACTGGCACAATCACATGCATCTGGTATGGGTCGACACGCGGGACGGGAATAACGAGATTTACTACAAGGAGTATGTACCGGGGGTCGGCTGGGCTGCCGTGGATACGCGCGTCAC encodes the following:
- a CDS encoding T9SS type A sorting domain-containing protein, giving the protein MDASRRSGFLLGLLLLAFATFLAAGVASAVPSWGPDQDISDGDVNDTFTSSNGQRFIAVDDSNNLYVAFFDNRFRVPNGDNNFEIFFRRFIYNFGSPFITRVTNAGNMSKFPAIAIRNWGAGDFDTQQDSGRVYIVWQDARLFSVPLSGEPKSYTIFMRTFRSMGGTGLGPELQVSPYDSINAATLPVCTVGDSNRVWIVWQKPNDGTGSTALYSRVYHSNTAVLDPVVQLTSGVTFSGNASIAASRDGVVHLAWVDTRSGLQQIWTKRFVPGSGWTADQQVVFSSTSSSAPSITADWHNHMHLVWVDTRDGNNEIYYKEYVPGVGWAAVDTRVTANASSQIQPFVDADPIANVYTVWTDLRNGSSNPDIFYDTRQGGTWVGNTPLVYAATDTSNSVQRFPGIAHDDFGTAYVAWSDERLPASLGKNKDVFYKVGLNVITAVSAAETPGLSRLLRNYPNPFNPSTKVQFVLDRNAQVSLRVFDVQGRAVRSLVNSYLTAGTRLVSWDGRDDNGRQLSSGTYFLRLEGGGTYLTRTVSLVK